The following DNA comes from Sediminitomix flava.
TTCACTTCTGCTATACCCTACACACCTAATATTGCGGCAAAGACACTATAACTAGATAATTTCATCTTTTTGAATTACTCATGAAAAAACTGACTTTTTTATTGTTAAGCATATCTATGCTTTTCACCGCTTGTGATTCTACTGAATCTGATTTCACTAAAATTGATTTAAAAAATCATTCTACAACTCCACACTTTTTGAAATTAAAGTCTGGTTTTGAAAACCTTGAAGTTTACTCTCTTTTATCTTCTGAAGATAAATTAGAAGGAAGTCCTGACTTTGTGTACGGAAGCATGGCTGATGGAGCAGGTTTATTGCGTAATGCAGATGGCACTTACACACTTATCAACAATATAGAGGCAGATTACTCTATCGCTCGTATCATTCTTGATGAAACATTCAAACCTATCAGTGGCGAGTACATTTTGAATTCAAATGCAACAGCAAATACAGCTCAGTGCTCTGGTACTTTAATTACTCCTGCTGAACACGGTTTCGGACCTCTTTACCTTAGTGGTGGCGAATGGGGAGGTAGCAATACAAATGTTTTCGCTGTTGATCCTTTTAAAAGCGCAAGTGATGCTAGCTCATCTGTAATTCTTGGTGCAATGGGACAATGGACGGTTGAAAATGCTGTTCCTCTTGGAAAAAATGCTTATCCAGGTAAAACGATTGTATTCATCGGAGACGATAGTCATGGCGAAGCTGGTGGACAACTTGCAATGTATATGTCTGATCAAGTTGGTGACTTAAGTGGTGGAAAACTTTATGCCTTGAAAGTTGGTGATGGTACAATCACTGCAAATGAAATTGCTGAAGGTGGTGAATTCGATGCTGAATTTGTTGAGTTATCGGAGTATTCATATGACGCACTGAACGAAGAATGTATTGCTAAAAAAGTAATGGCATTCAACCGTGTTGAAGACATTGATTACCGTAAAGGTTCTGCTGCTGATAACCGTGAAGTCTATTTCAATGCGACAGGTCGTAGCCAATACAACGATGACCGTACTAAATATGGCCGTGTGTACAAATTGGTTCTAGATGAAAGCAATCCTTTGAAAGCTAAAATCTCTGTAGAATTGGACGGTGATGACTTAACAGGAAAAGCAAAAGCATTCCATAGCCCAGATAACATTCTTGTGACTGAAAACTATGCTTACATTCAAGAAGACCCTAATGGCTACGCTGATGATGTAAATAAAGAACATGACGCATACTTATATCAGTACAATCTTAATACAGGTGAATTGAAAGTAGTATTGGAATCTGACCACAGAAGTAATTCTGCCGTTGAAGGTCAGTATTCTTTGGCTGACGATCGTTGGGGTAAATGGGAACTTACAGGTATGATTGATATCTCTGATGTTGTAAACGAAGAAGGTACATTCTTACTTATCCAACAAGCACACTCTTGGTACAACGATGATTTCCTTAATCCTGATGGTGTTGGTAGTATTGAAGACAGTAGAAACGAAGGAAGTATCCTAACGGTAATTAGAGGTTTAGACAGATAATGAGAACATTTTTTGTGTTGAGCAAAGGGGCTATTTTTAGTCTCTTTGCTTTTTTGTTTTGGGGCTGTCAGTCCGAAACAAATGATGATCGCTTAAAAAAAGCATTTCAAATAAAGTTTGAAGCAGATATTCAAAACTGTAAAGAAAGTCTTGAGCTACTTCAGACTCAGAATGAAAGAGATAGTCTTATTTTTTACTTTAAGAAATCTCGCTTAGCCTTCAAGCAGTGCGAACCTGTATTAAGTTTTTATGCTTCAAGTACTTATCAAGCGCTAAATCAAGTCAATCTTCCTAAAATTGACGAAGATGATAATGCAGAAAAAGTTATTAATGCCAAAGGCTATCAAGTTATTGAAGAATTATTGGTAGAAGAGCATTTACCAGTAAAAGATATTCGGAAGCAAATCACGAATATGATAACCTCTTTGGACTTACTAAAAAAGCTACAGCCTTTACAAAAATTTCAGAAGCATCACATTCTTTGGTTGAGTAGAAATGAACTTCTTCGTATCAGTTCATTAGGTATTAGCGGTTTTGATAGCCCAATCCTTCTCAATTCATTAGATGAAAATAAGCAAGCCTTAGAATCGCTCAGAGATTATATGCACTTATCTGAAGTTCTATTTTCAGAAAAAGAACTTCTGTCCCAATGGGATAAGCAATTAAGGGCAGCAAGTGACATGATCACTTCTTATGAGAATTTCAATGATTTTGACCGCTATCATTTTATCAGAGATCATATTCATAGTTTACTTGCCACTTGGGTTCTGATTTGTGAAGACTGGAATATCGAATTCCCATTTGAGCAAAAAATTGATTACAAAACTACCTCATTCTTTTCCCCAAATACTTTTGTAGTCAAACAATTTGCACCTGCATACAGCAGTGAATCCAATAAGGAACTGATTGCACTCGGTAAAGATTTATTTCATGATAAAAGATTCTCCAAAGATGGTAAAATGAGTTGTGCGAGTTGTCATCAAGTAGATAAAGCATTTACGGATGGTCGTCAATTTGCACAAACGAACTCTGGAGGAAATACAAAAAGAAATGCTCCTACGGTACTTTATACAGCACTCCAAAATGCTCAATTTTACGATGCCAGGAGTGGTGGACTAGAAGAGCAAATATCTGCAGTGATAAAAAATAAAGATGAGTTTCATAATCAGATCAAAAACATTGTCGAGGTCACAAAGAAGAGATCTGAATACGTGAACAGATTCAAGCAAAATTATAAGGAAGGAGTCACGGCTAAAACTGTCAGAAATGCTATCGCGACTTATGAAAGAAGTTTGCTGCCCTTCAACTCTTCTTTTGACCAAAACATTTCTAAGCAAGCAAATAATTTATCACAAGATGCCATTACTGGTTTCAACTTGTTTATGGGTAAAGCCAAATGTGGGACATGTCATTTCGCTCCAGTATTTAACGGCACTATTCCTCCAAACTTTAGCCACACAGAGCTTGAAGTTATTGGTGTTCCTCAAAGTGTAAAATGGGAAAATGCAGAAGTTGATAAAGACTTAGGTCGATTTGATATTTTCCCTGTAGAGCAGCGTAAACATGCCTTCAAAACCCCTACAGTGAGAAATGCAAAACTTACTGCTCCATACATGCATAATGGTGTTTATCAAACTTTAGATGACGTCATTAAATTTTACAATCTAGGTGGCGGAGCTGGCATTGGAATTGATTTACCCAATCAAACTTTACCTCCTGATAGTTTAGGTTTGAGTACTCAAGAAAGTGAGCAAATCATAGCTTTTCTTCATTCCTTGACCGATTCTCTGAATAGCTATTAAATATATTTTCTGTAAAGAAAAACCCGTACAGCAGAATGCTATACGGGTTTTGTTATATGTTACAAAAGATGATGAGTCTTTTAATTATCAAAAATAGAATTAAGAATAAATGCGGCTCTGTAGCCTGCGGCAGCTAATCTTTCTTCCATTCGTGGTACAAATTCGTACATATAATCATAAGAAAGCTCAGGTAAACCATTCTCATTTGTCCGATCATACAAGGTATTATAAATTTCTTCCCTAAGTTCCACAGACTCCTCTGCCCAAACTTTTACCTTATCCTTTTCCCATCTAGCTTTATTTGCTGCTTGATTTTTCTCAATCATTAAGGTGTATTCCGAAAAACTTAATTGTTGTTTTTCAATAATATCTGTATCCCAAATCGCATGTAAACTTTCCTTTTCAGAGAAGAACATGACCTTAATTTTATTTCCTCCCAAATCTCTATTTTTCCCTACGTGCATCGGTTGGTGAATATCGCCAACAAAGTGAATCAGAAAAGCTAGAGCTGTTGCTTTAGTTGAATTAGCTAACGATTCTACATTATTTTCCTTCATCAAATTTTCAAAAGCTTGGGTTGCTTTTACATCATCTTTCAAAACTAAAGTCATAAATTCAATGGCCTCCATCACATCTTGGATACCTTCTTTCTCATTTCCTGCATCGATAACTTGCTGTACAGTTTTATCAGAATTTACCGTTGTATAATGCCAACTAAAAGTAAAAGCCCAGTTCTTATTTGATCGGATAAAATCTGGCCAAGTAGAAAGCTGAGTGAGGTAGTAACGATCTAGAATCTCATCAATCTCTATTTTAGATCGATCAGATAGGTTATCATAGCAAATTTGTGCAACAATTCGGTGACCATTTTGCCCCCATGCAAACACTAGCTGTGTTGAAAATAGTAAAAGGAATATTAGTACTAATTTTTTCAAAATATATTCAGTTTTAGAATTCAGATGCAGTATTACTAAGTTTATAATTTAATTATTAACCTATCATAAAATCTGCATTCTGACTAGGTTTTAGTTTATTTTGAATAAACATTTTTGCTAAAAAAAAATGCGATTCGCCAAAGGCAAACCGCATTATTCACATCATAATTATACTAAAGAAAAGCTAATTGCTATTCTTTATTTTCTTTAATTTCAAACACCATTTTTTGGTTACTACCCTTAACCATCAAAAACAGTTTGTCTTTTTTAATTTTGTAATTGGTCACATTTTTTAGAAAATCAACAAACTCCATTTCCCCCTCAGGAGAAACCATCATGGTCATACCTAGCTGATC
Coding sequences within:
- a CDS encoding phosphatase, translated to MKKLTFLLLSISMLFTACDSTESDFTKIDLKNHSTTPHFLKLKSGFENLEVYSLLSSEDKLEGSPDFVYGSMADGAGLLRNADGTYTLINNIEADYSIARIILDETFKPISGEYILNSNATANTAQCSGTLITPAEHGFGPLYLSGGEWGGSNTNVFAVDPFKSASDASSSVILGAMGQWTVENAVPLGKNAYPGKTIVFIGDDSHGEAGGQLAMYMSDQVGDLSGGKLYALKVGDGTITANEIAEGGEFDAEFVELSEYSYDALNEECIAKKVMAFNRVEDIDYRKGSAADNREVYFNATGRSQYNDDRTKYGRVYKLVLDESNPLKAKISVELDGDDLTGKAKAFHSPDNILVTENYAYIQEDPNGYADDVNKEHDAYLYQYNLNTGELKVVLESDHRSNSAVEGQYSLADDRWGKWELTGMIDISDVVNEEGTFLLIQQAHSWYNDDFLNPDGVGSIEDSRNEGSILTVIRGLDR
- a CDS encoding cytochrome-c peroxidase; this encodes MRTFFVLSKGAIFSLFAFLFWGCQSETNDDRLKKAFQIKFEADIQNCKESLELLQTQNERDSLIFYFKKSRLAFKQCEPVLSFYASSTYQALNQVNLPKIDEDDNAEKVINAKGYQVIEELLVEEHLPVKDIRKQITNMITSLDLLKKLQPLQKFQKHHILWLSRNELLRISSLGISGFDSPILLNSLDENKQALESLRDYMHLSEVLFSEKELLSQWDKQLRAASDMITSYENFNDFDRYHFIRDHIHSLLATWVLICEDWNIEFPFEQKIDYKTTSFFSPNTFVVKQFAPAYSSESNKELIALGKDLFHDKRFSKDGKMSCASCHQVDKAFTDGRQFAQTNSGGNTKRNAPTVLYTALQNAQFYDARSGGLEEQISAVIKNKDEFHNQIKNIVEVTKKRSEYVNRFKQNYKEGVTAKTVRNAIATYERSLLPFNSSFDQNISKQANNLSQDAITGFNLFMGKAKCGTCHFAPVFNGTIPPNFSHTELEVIGVPQSVKWENAEVDKDLGRFDIFPVEQRKHAFKTPTVRNAKLTAPYMHNGVYQTLDDVIKFYNLGGGAGIGIDLPNQTLPPDSLGLSTQESEQIIAFLHSLTDSLNSY
- a CDS encoding S1/P1 nuclease; translation: MKKLVLIFLLLFSTQLVFAWGQNGHRIVAQICYDNLSDRSKIEIDEILDRYYLTQLSTWPDFIRSNKNWAFTFSWHYTTVNSDKTVQQVIDAGNEKEGIQDVMEAIEFMTLVLKDDVKATQAFENLMKENNVESLANSTKATALAFLIHFVGDIHQPMHVGKNRDLGGNKIKVMFFSEKESLHAIWDTDIIEKQQLSFSEYTLMIEKNQAANKARWEKDKVKVWAEESVELREEIYNTLYDRTNENGLPELSYDYMYEFVPRMEERLAAAGYRAAFILNSIFDN